A region of the Neomicrococcus lactis genome:
ATAATCATGGTCCTTTGACCGATGTAGACGTTCTTACCGAGAGTCACTTTTCCATAATCAATAAACACACCCCGATTAACATAACAACCCTCCGAAAACACAAGCTCATCAGGTGAAACAATCTCGACGTTCGGCCCAATAAAGCCTGATTGGAATTGTTGGTACCCCATCCGAGCGAGGAGTCTTGTTCGCTTTGTGTTCGGGATAAGACTGGAGTAGGCAATGTTCCAACCCAGCCGCCGAATGAACCCTGCGCCGATGACCTTCTTCATGGTTGGGAACCTTTGTCTTCGTCATTCATTCCGACCCCGATCAGCGTCTGGGGAATACGTCCGAATACTTTGTATTGCGTCTTGCCAGCTATTAGTCCGGCTAAGATTGCTGCCCTAGATGAAAGTCCAGAC
Encoded here:
- a CDS encoding acyltransferase, translating into MKKVIGAGFIRRLGWNIAYSSLIPNTKRTRLLARMGYQQFQSGFIGPNVEIVSPDELVFSEGCYVNRGVFIDYGKVTLGKNVYIGQRTMIITVTHEIGSPDRRAGDGIVKPVAVGDGTWIGAGAIILPGVTIGKGCIIGAGSVVTKNCEDHGLYVGSPAKRVRDLPDGNE